The genomic region aaaaatatatattgcaaaagcatttaaaaatggagcaaatgaaactcactatacagtatttcgtagcaataatgcaattaacggcactgaacaagtgtagggttgaccttggattcacgaacctatatcatttgtatatatattaaaatatatacttgtaatcgaacaattatatatattattattagtgatataacttttatattattaacttatattcattttatataaaaatatcaaattttgttatgttatatgtaataaacatatttatatatatatttatatatctatattatttgTTTTGTTAAAAAAATAGCactttagtaatactaagataatatttgaaataaaatagtgataattctaatattaataaaaatgataatcttataataatgtttatgttactaataataataattctaataacataatactaataacaatattaataattataattataatactaataataataataacaacaataataataatcagattaataataatattaataataataataataatattaataataataataataataataataataatataataataataataataataataataataataataataataataataataataataataataataataataataataataataatagctacctcTCTAAAAGCCTTCCAAAAAGAAAATGGCAGAGACCaggctcgaacccctgacctctcgctACCCCGACACCCACACAAACCATTCGGCTGCCTTCACTATTCTGATTTAAATCACCCTCTTAATGTATATAACCAGAATTATTTAATTTcgatttcttcatcttcttctcagTTTTACAACTGACCAGTGAACTCCATTAATCTAGACAATGATTTTGTGCTTTCGTTTCAGTCTTGTAAACAATAAAGAACTAGATAATTTGTGTTCTTGatcaataaaaaaagaaaaaaaataaataaacaaacacAGCAAAAAGCTGTTCGCGACAGTTTTTTTATAAAAAAGAATTGATTTTCAAAATTTACCACCTAATGgactatgattataacatgaattagtttgtaaatcgttcatagaaactatttgaatcatcaattgaactcaaaACGTTAAAATGAACTCGAATTTCTCCAGGAACgattcagttgactttttgaaaattatctttgactcgaaaattggaactcgatatgaaaaattggaagttgaaactttccagatagtttaaacaCATGATTTCTAGCAACACTGCATTGTTGCATTTTTAAAATTGATTCGAATTCGATACATGGctaaaaagttgaagaacagaggtTTCAAACTTTGTTTTCTGTATTTTTTGGATTTTTGATTTTGATAATTGCATTATATAATATATAGAGTGAACTAATAATTGAATTAGAACACTGGTTAATCACAGAATTTGTATGGTTGTGTACTCAGTCGACAAATTCATCAATCAAGAGCAGGAAGgaagaataaaataaaataaattgagTTTGATAATAGAATTCGTACGATGGATACATTAATAAGAATCAATCAACAATTGGATTATAGTGTTTATGATCGACAACAAATATTTTCGAGTGGACAGgttgaataataaaaaaaattaaaatatctAATAAGGAAGTATAATAAATTCGATTAttttgattttatatattatatttaatattaataattaataaatataaatatatattaataacaattctgttaatattactaataatataaataacaataacaataataattattaataataatgtaaataattattttaataataataataataatattaatgttaaagataataataataataataattttaaacataatgataacgataataatatgataataataataaggataatgataaaagtaataaaaataatgataataataataataatattaatataacacttTAATATTAACTTACAAATATTTACATAGACTGAAATATTCTAATttcttcattttatatatatacatatatatctgtaatataccaataataattatgtatagaaattatgtaaatatattatataataacttacaaTTATATATTGTGTATTTATAAGTATTCATTTATTTAACTTTGTTCAATATCAATCgactgacaattgagtgttaccaaCTTCGAAGCCATatctatatatttgtatatatagatttattttaataataagttttattatatcttatattattttacctatttatctcaatcaattaaatcgtatattacttcaatttatattttaatttaatatttattttttaatatattatatatatatatatatatatatatatatatatatatatatatatatatatatatatatatatgtatatatatatatatatatatatatatattattgtatatatAGAGATTCATTTGAAATAACGActttattatatagtttaatattttatattcttaattccaacaattaataatttattaatgtattattatatatttacaaataatattcatatgtatatatatgtatatatatatatatatatgtatatatatatatatgtatatatatatatatatatgtatatatatatatacatatatgtatatatatatatatatatatatatatatatttacaaatagttgttcgtaaatcgtcgggtaaggtccaatggatagttaggtgcatgaaattattttaatataaaacgtcgatttacttaacttgtcgatattatctacatttcataatttcacctttacattaaataatatgaaagttaaatagttaccttTTCAAAAGTCACGAGTAAGTTATTGTAaaacatgtattggaaatcaaacaggaatttcCATTAACTTTTAtctagttatcgttaattgacactttgttctcatttgtagatcactttaccatttattccgaatattgttaaaatggaaagatttctcaaatcaatgtggacctcataacaaagactcataatcatacaatgtatctgataaatcaatcatttgacattatcttctaatctcattgataaacatatacgtttatataaagtattatacatttaatactttgttaacattctcaagttataatatatatatatatatatatatatatatatatatatatatatatatatatatatatatatatatatattcatattcaattatataatggttcgtgaatcgtcggaacttggtcgaggttaaatgattgtatgaacacaatttaaaattcttgagattttaaCTTAACacacattgcttatcgtgtcgtaataatataatgataaactttaaatttggtcagaaatttctgggttgtcacatagcGTAGGTTATTTCTTCTCCGTTTGGGGAAACGAGGAGTAGGCCTATGTCGGCTCCCTCCTCACTTGATGCTCCATCCGTATATAGTTCCCAGAATTCGTCCGTTTCCCTTCTTGTAACAGTGGTTTCTCCTTGTTTGATCATGTCGGACGGGAGCTCTACCAAGAAGTCGGCTATGACTTGGCCCTTTACCGAATATCTCGGGAGGAAGGTGATTTCGTGCTCGCCAAGTTCTATTGCCCATTTTGCCATTCTTCCAGAAATTTATGGTCTAGTCAGGACGTGTTTGATCGATTGGTCTGTGAAGACTTGTAtcagatgtgcttgaaaatatcgccgTAACCGTCTGGCTGTGTGCACTAAGGCGTAAATTAGTTTTTCCATGGTCGGATAGTTTACTTCTCCGTTTTGTAATACTTTGCTTATGAAGTACACCGGCATTTGGATATTACCTCTGTCGGCAATTAGAACCGAGCTGATTGCTTCAGAGGAGGCGACAAGGTATACCGTGAGGGTTTCACCCGGTATAGGTGCCGTTAATGTTGGCAGCTCCTTTAAGAATGCCTTTACATCTTTGAAGGCCTTCTCAGCCTCATCCGTCCAAATGAAATCTTTTTTGCTCAGGCAGCCCTTTAACATCTGGAAAAAGGGGAGAGCTCTGTCGGCGGCTCGTGACAGAAACCTTGTGAGTGCCGCTAGCTTCCCGTTTAAGCTTTGCACGTCTTTTTAATTCCTTGGTGACTGCATGTCTTCGATTGCTTGGATTTTCTTCGGGTTTGCCTTGATTCCTCTTGGAGTTATCATGAAGCCTAAGAAACGGCCTTCTTCCATTCGGTTAGATGCCTCCCGTCAGCAGAATCTCTGTTATAAATGAGCCACTCGGTAAGAGTTGTTTTCTTGCTTGCGGGGTTTCGCACTACTGATTGCAGTCGTTGATTAGAACGAAACGTTACTAATTGCATGTCTTCTAAGTGAACTGAAAGAATTTGGACTGCTGGTTCTCTGTAATGTATCAAGAAATTGTAGATTCTCCAAGCAGCTTCGTGATGACAAATGAATCGAGTATCAACAAAGTTTTGTATTTCATCGATATTAGAAGAGCGTTCTGCATTTGTTGACGAAGATGAACCTAGTGGTTTCGGAATACGTGCTGCTATTCGGTCAGATCCTTTCgatatatatttaaacaaatactTTATTAAAATGGTCCATCCACACCATTCAACGTTGATATGTGCATGGAATCTGAGACATAGTGTACGATTATATGGAACAATGTATCCATTATCTAGATTGCATATTCCTGCATAAAAACGAATACATAAGATGTTATTGACTACTATCTATAATTGATTCTACTAAATAAAATTAATGTTATTGTGGTGTATGTGAATTCCAACTAAAAGCTACTCGAAAAGAAAAAGTGCAACAAGCTGGTAACAAAGCAAACTACAATCATGATCAACTAATTTGATTTATTTGGTATGCTTATTTGTTTTTGCCAAATTTACAGTAAAAACTTCCTTTTATCAATTTAGTTGTTCATATAAAGAACTGTCGTTCTTCAATTTATAAACAGAAAAGAAAGGAGAGCATCATAAAGATTCTAATGTAAAATTTAACATAATGTTTATTTATAACTATAAACTTAGCAAAACACAATATATATTATTTCATAGAATAAAATAATCTAAATTTTCTAACTTAGAGTATACCTTTATCAATTGAAATTCCTGAATTTCGTCTCCGGTAATGAACAAATCCATCTTTGTCAAAATACGTTGCTTCGTTGAAAACTTTTGGGAACTTCTTTAAGCAAATATTGTCCTTGTTAAAAATACCAGATGGACTGATTTCTAAATCTTGCATGCAAGGTGCATCTCTATTGACCAACCCACATGGTCCGTGCATCATCATTTCTGATACCACCTTGAAACCTTTTGGATCTGTTGTTGATCTGGTAATTCAACAGGTATATACCGATCAACATCACATGCTTCGAAATAATTTGAAAGAGAGTGAATCCATAGCAGTGTATGATAGTGTGGTAGACCTCTCTTTTGAAATTCTATTGTGTATAAGACTGCAGTATATGTCATTGAAAATTAGCAGTTGTAGTAAGATATCAATGAACAAAGAAAGTAGATAAATAAATTGTAAAAACAAATTTATATAAATTTGTAGAAAATAATTAGAAAAAGAGTAAATAATATCATACCTGCTTTCCATGGACCCAGCAACTCTTCTTCCTTTAAAGCAGAAACATATAGCCTCACTTTTATATGAAAGATTCTTGAAATAATATCAGCACGATCATTTGCAGTAAAATGGGAATACTTGTGAAGATATCGTTTAATTTGTGGCCATTTGGTATTACGGGTAAAAGTTATGAAAAATCTTGGATTTCCATAAACGCGACAAATGGCCAATGCATCTAAGTAGTGACTATACATATACCTAGGGCCTCCTGTAAATGATGCTGGCAAGATAGTTCTTGACCCCACTTCAAATCCATAATGATCACCTCTATCCAAAGCATCATATAATCCAGATAAGTATTCATTACGTATATCTCGTTGATTACGTCTTACATAATCTAACCTATCGAATTCTATACTGCAGTACACGGTAACTATGTACTGCTGAAATAAACTACCACATCTAGAGAGAAGACCAAACTGGTTAAATCTATCATGTAATTGGTAACTATAAAATGTAttcatagttaactttttctttcggTTGCTTCTTGTACCGCTAACAGTTCTTAAAGTCATACTTGGATGATAACCGGGCTGACCATAGATAAACATTAAAGGAAATTGAAGCGACATGTATGATGGATGTAATTTACTAACACGTTGAGGTGTACCTCCTTTACACTCAATAATAAGATCATAATCAGTTCAAGTACCATCATCAAAACCATAAACTATAGCTCCTAATGCATCAGAAGTTGGAAATTCATATTGTCTAAAACCCACCACACTAAACAACCTGATTCTTAAATCTGGCACATACAATTCATTAATTTTATCTCTTGCAGTTCTAAAAAGTTTAACTAACTCATTATTTGAATCTAACACATTCATTAAACTTATAACTATATCAGAATTAAGGCTTCCAGAATTGTTGCCAGTTAAAAACCTTAACCTGTTACTCGCTTCATTGTCCgtatcacatatatataaatatatatatatatatatatatatatatatatatatatatatatatatatatatatatatatatatatatatatatatatatatatatatatatataattgtaaaaaCCTTGGAGGATTTCCCTCTTCGGGACACAATGAACCTATCCAATGATAGACTTGCCCAGATATCTTAAATACATATGGTCCTCTACCATTATTAACTTCATCATCTATATGTGCACCATAAGAAGCCATGCTAAACATTTGATTATACGCTCTTATATTGTCCATAAAATGCTTATTATTTAATAATTCTATAATCGTTTGTGGAGGAGTTTCTTCTCGAGGCAAAGAAACACGACCACCTTCGCAACAAAAATTATAGTTTAAAGAAGATGGTGATACTCTTAACCGTCCCTCATACCTAAACATAGCACCACAGTAAGAACAAACACAATTGCAATCACCAACATCTTCATATTCGTTAGTTACATCTACAATTTATCGAACACATATGTCAGATAGATTATGGTAAATCTCAGTACATAGTCATCTGATATTTTAACCAATCAACTATGGTAAACATACCTAATAAAATATTGGAACCCTGATGAAATGATTCAATTGATTGAATAGACGAAACAAAAGGACGCTGACCTGAGGTAGAAAACACAAAAAACATAGCAGTATTTAacaacacataatatatatatatatatatatatatatatatatatatatatatatatatatatatatatatatatatatatatatatatatatatatatatatatatatacatacatatatatatatatacatacatatatgagatTATGAAAAAAGTAAACAAAATGTTATACATAACTACATAAGAAGAAGTTGCAGCAGAAGATAGGCCACGACCATCAAAGGAACCAAAGACAAAAGAATTGGAAGATCCAATAGGTTCATTATTAATAGTGGACGCACCATCACTAACAGAACATTGGTAagttgatttttttattttttacaggTTTAGAATGTGTAACACCACTGCAGCCACCAGAACCCGATGGAACAGCGTTGTAATGACCtgcctttttccgttaatttattttaacgccgtcttttattttattttattttatttagataatacctttcgttatctaaatttgtatcttccgttaactaatgttcttaatattcccgttatgtaattataatatttcccgtttactctcgcatatttaaaataattcgtttggttaattcacgcacccgctttaaactcgagggaccaaaattGCCAAGtgagcaaactagttgactaggtcaactagtcaacccacctcccacTTACTTCCATTTTCCCTCCCATTCACCAttatcttttctttttctttcttctccaTCAaccctaaatcatcatctaaatcatttcaagaaagcttacaacaaaacgatttgtacttttggaatcctctcttcattctctacgttttgatactaatctcatctcttttgggtaactttttaaaaactctagatttcatgttcttagtgtttttgacttgaaatggtgttaattagtgtctatggctcaagtctaacatgaacatgtgtttggtttgctcgatttgtttgttttgagtaactagcttgaatatgaaaaatgagttagtttaatctttgattttgattgattaaatgttgttagatgttaaaccttatgtgttaaaagtgATACTAGCatgattagcttcgttttggtatgttggatgacatgaaaaccttacattaacatgattagtgattttatgatttttggttagggtttggtagccttgaatgtgaattttgatgcattaaatgctttgtaatgttgtttgtaagtgtttagtagtattgtatgcgtaattacctacgaattggcgtattatatgtgtgtattaagttcccgaatcaccttatgcattttatgaacttgaaactttaatgataaactttaaatgatcattcgacgagattttggttattgtaaatgatgtttttggttgatgaaatgtgtttagttgtatttctcgttaaattacctttccaacgatataagatacttgttttgaatgtttacggttcattagttgtgtttgaaagaagcttggttcgtgcacttgaaaatTCAGCAACAGCACCTGAAACCAGGGGCCTTGCTATAGCGAGCCCTGGTGTGCACAAAATCTCGCTATAGAAAGAATATTTCTGTTCcaatttttttttgatttttcaagtttcgttcccgcttactcgcaactccgtttaacatgaaattttgccaacatgcttatatatgactacgtttatATGTGCAATAgttggatacccgacccgaccctgttgactttgactttgactttgaccaagtttaacttttagtcaaacttaaccaaacacttatgcaatcgttctaacatgcttttatacttatatcttgcatgaaacttgacaatttgactcacatgctatattaatcgagtcgtaacgagccataggactaattgaacacatttcacccgacctcgtgtcgtaaccggtaattgatacaacttatttgtttaggtcaaggttaAGCAAcattcattgcacaacgtttaattacaagtactttggcatgaaactacggtgagatcatagtctcatcttttcaacaacttttatacttttaaatcatgggatgagaaacatatacggtttatacttttatacgttgaacacaagtacgaaaacaaacattccacgtacgagttagaacaaaaatcctcaagtccaattatccttagttacacttgtagggtgtaagcgagaacttatgttgtgtggccatgcgggtttgacgaaccctcattcagatgaatgaaacgtattttcggggtatagtgtaggttctaacactatgatgcagaggtactattcatttaagccttgataattgggtgctcacgatacaaacaacaacttttggaatgcaaatgatttagataatcaactttatacgaaatcttgtggttcaaaaacaagtttacaaatacacctatgatttcaccaacgtttttcgttgacagttttctatatgtttctcaggttcatacttggctacttgatacatgcttccgcacactttgattacttgcttggggtcaagcatacatgcatacgctagtgatagcacatttggattcaaacttaaagcatacatacttacgctatttatagcaatcgtgattttcaacttatattatgtcgcaagttatttcatttatactttataacttttgtaaacttatacatgttgtcgaaccgtttggtaacttaaactttgcaagtcatatacgtttcaaatgaatgcgacataattttggtcaaacgcgtctcatttagggactatgaccacgtaacgggacctaagttaacggcgccgtcaatggcgattttgacgAGTCGTTACAAGCGTGATCCACAGACATTTCATTTTTCTTTTTAGGTGGCAGTTTATACTCTATTTTGTACCCATACCCAAGTGAAACAATTGCAGCATAAAAAACCAACCGCATACGCATAGATGGCAATACAAAAACCAGGTTACTAATGGTAACTAAcaaaaatattcaataaaagttacgcTAACAACATAATAGATAACAAAATAACCTAAATTAGCCACATCCAGTACTTCAAGATTATTCGATTGAAAAATAAATCAGGTCGAAAAAACTAAAACAATAACATTGAAAAATAACCTTATATACTAATTAATAGTTAAAACCGAAGCAAAATTTAAGAAAAATATGAGTAATAAAGAAAACAAATTATACCTAGAAATGAAGAAAACAGATAACAATGGAAAAGACCAAAGATGTCGAGCTGGAGAAGATGAAGATACGAAGTGACAATTAGAGAAATCAAAAGTTAGCGGGAAGAAAATATTAACCAGCGGAACTaaaagaaaaatttaagaaaaataaggaagaaaaaaataataataatgaaataaaaaaTAGAAGAATGGAGAAGAAGTGGAAAACATGTGGGCAAAGAAAGAAGTGACGCGTGTTTGTTTAGAACACGTGGGTGTCCCATgggagattaaaaaaaaaaaaaggtaggaTTGAACTCTGTTAAACATGGGAAAACCATCTGCACCAACCACGTATACCTACCCTAACccgaaatataaaataattaagttgaaaCAGCGGTGATTTAAGCGTAAAACGACAGAAATGTTGGTAGTGAGTAGCGTATAAggttaatattgataaaataaatgCGATATAATTTAACGTAAACAAGGTCATGTGTTTGGCCAAATATATAATATAATGGTCATGTTGCCTAAATGGTGCTTCTTTTTTAAATTATCTAGACTCCGTATTGTTTAGTCACTAACCAAAGAGAAAAAGTAATGATAGCGAAATATTTAGATAACGGGAGAAAACATACCACGTCAGACGATAGGTGGTCTCCTCTTGTAAAAGTAAGTACACGTGTCATTCATGTCATTCTGGGGGGCGTGAAGGGGTCAAATTTTGTCTAATGTGTGATATGATTTTAGACCCTAACTTTAGTGGACAAAATTGCATAGTTTATTCACATCTTAAGTGACAATATCAATCCTAATTGTACATCATCTAATTTAACTTCTTAAACTTTGGTTTTAAAATTGATTTCAAGATGAAAATGCCCAAGCGATATAAAAGAATGAAGTAGATTGTTGATGAAAACAAAATATGTGCGTCTTCACCATTTTCTTCATATCTTTTTCATCGAAATCcaatttagttgatttaaaagcTCAAACGTCCGTAACGCAAAGAGCtataaaatatcatcatttactgaAACTTTTAGAGAGGCGAGGGCCCCCTCCTACCCCTAATAAGCTACGCCCTCTACTTGGATAAGGATCGAACATGCGCAAGTCCGAACGGAGGACACAAACGTCAACCATCCAAGTTAAGGTGGAT from Rutidosis leptorrhynchoides isolate AG116_Rl617_1_P2 chromosome 9, CSIRO_AGI_Rlap_v1, whole genome shotgun sequence harbors:
- the LOC139868751 gene encoding uncharacterized protein, translating into MMMHGPCGLVNRDAPCMQDLEISPSGIFNKDNICLKKFPKVFNEATYFDKDGFVHYRRRNSGISIDKGICNLDNGYIVPYNRTLCLRFHAHINVEWCGWTILIKYLFKYISKGSDRIAARIPKPLGSSSSTNAERSSNIDEIQNFVDTRFICHHEAAWRIYNFLIHYREPAVQILSVHLEDMQLVTFRSNQRLQSVVRNPASKKTTLTEWLIYNRDSADGRHLTEWKKAVS